Genomic segment of bacterium:
GTGAAGGATGATTTCAGTTTTGCCTGTGAACTGGTCGAGTACCTGGAGAAGCTGGGCCGGTTTTCCATCGGGGTGGCCGGATATCCCGAAGGCCATCTGGAGTCACCATCCCTTGAAACAGACATCCAATACCTCAAACAAAAGGTCGATGCCGGCGCCGATTTCATCATCACCCAGATCTTTTTCGACAACCGGTATTTTTTCGATTTCGTGGATCGTGCCGCCTCTGCCGGGATCGATGTGCCCATCATCCCCGGGATCATGCCCATCGTCAACCTGGGCCAGGTGCAGAGGTTTACCCAGATGTGCGGGGCCACGGTGCCGGACCGGATCGTCGGGGAGATGGAGGGGCGGGACGATGAGGAAATGGTCAAGATCGGGATCGAGTACGCTGTCGGCCAGTGCCGTGAGCTCATCGATGCACAAGTCGCCGGGCTGCATTTTTACACGCTGAACCGGAACCAGGCCACAGAGCTGGTCCTGGACGAGATCGGCACCGACTGGCGCTGATAGCAATTAAGCGCGCATGTGCACCAGTGCACTTGAACGTTCTGCACGACCCTTCCCCAATCCCCCGCCGGCATGTTATTAAAAGATGAGGGGGCGAATACGGAGGAGTGAGCGCAATGATGGAAAAAATGTCGGAGCTCACCGGCAGGATCGGGAAGACTTTTGGGGCGGGAGATGTGGTGTTTCAGCAGGGGGATACCGGGGACACCATGTATATCATCCATACCGGCACCCTGGCCGTCATCCGGGAAACGGAAGGCACCGGCACAGTGGTTGCCCGTCTCAACCCCGGGGATTTTGTCGGAGAGATGGCCCTGGTAGACCAGGAGCCCAGGTCGGCTACCGTCAAGGCCATTGAAGAGGCAACCCTTGTTCCCATCACCCGGAGCTTTCTCCTCAAGCACAGCGCGAAGGACACCAGGTTCGTCCTGAACCTTATGGAAAGCCTCAGCGCCCGGCTTGAAAGGGTGGACGAAATGCTCAAGTGGCGGTTCGCCGAGTCGGGACCACCTGCCGGCCCGGCCGATGGACCTCCCGGCGACGAACCGAGGTCTGCCGCGTTCCTCAAAAGTTTCAGTGCCTCCCTGGACCCTGCCGCCCTCATCAGAGTCAACCAGGGAGATATTATTTTCCGTACCGGAGATGCCGGAGATGTCATGTACATCATCCTGGACGGTGAGGTTCACGTCAGCCAGGAGGAGGGGGGACAGCGCTTCGTGCAAGCTCGTTTCGGCAGGGGCCATTTCTTCGGTGAGATGGCTCTCGTCTCGGGTAGGCCCAGGGTGGCCACAGCCATTGCCGCAGCACCGTCGGTGCTCATGCCGCTGACTCGCGAGACGTTCCTTCAGAAGGTGCAGACCGACCCCGAAGTTGCTCTTCACACGGTACAGATCCTCATCGTACGCTTGAGGCGATCCCTGCAGATGCTCGATTAGCCGGATTTTTCATGGCAGCTGGATAACCTCTTCCGACAAATTATATCCTGAAGCCTGGTGAAGTTCTTCAACAGACTCCCGGGGGGCAGTCCCATGAGTACCATCCTGATCATCGATTCGGCCGAAACGTTTGCCCGTTACGTGGAACTGGTAGTCGGGCGCTACGGTTGCCGTACCATCGGGGTCAAATCAGCCCAGGAAGCCTTGAAGGTGCTGTCCGATGGGGCCGTGGATCTTGTCATCGCACAGGAGAATCTTCCCGATATGGAGTGGCCGGAGTTCTGTCGCCGGATCAGGGAAGGGTCCGACCCCTCCCGGGTCCCGGTGATCATGCTTTCAGCGGAACCGGCCAGGACCGGCAGCAGCGAGTGCGGCGGAGTCGTGGTAGCGGAGGTACGGACAAAGCCGATCTCCATAGGGGACCTCATCGATGTCCTGTCGGAATACCTTCCTTTACAAAACAAGCGACGGACTCTCAGGGCCGCGGTTGCCTTGAGGGCACTCATTCGCATCGGAAGCGAGCTGATCCCCTGCCAGGTGCTCAACCTGAGCGAGGGAGGGGTCTTCGTGCTCAGAAACCAGCCGGGCGAGGTGGGGGACGATGTGACGCTGATCCTGCCCCTGCCCGGGCTTGAAAAACCGGTCAAGGTCGCCGGCAAGGTGGCTTACGTTATCAGGAAGAGCACCGAAAAAAAACCGAGGGGGATGGGGGTCCAGTTCGAAACCGTCCCCGACGAGACCACCGAACTTCTCCAGGCTTACCTTGAGGACCAGGTCGCCACCATCCTGGGGCGATGAAACTGCCGAAAGGAGCCACGTTCTGCGATCTGAGGTGCGCCTACGCCTCGGCACCACGCGCGGAGATG
This window contains:
- the metF gene encoding methylenetetrahydrofolate reductase [NAD(P)H], translating into MKIGDILKQDRRLLSFEFFPPRNPESEHILHETVEVLKRFEPDFVSVTYGAGGSTRDRTLQWTIDIKERYGLDVMMHLTCLASTREDIGSVVEVLRHSGIENVLALRGDPPRDLPLVQVKDDFSFACELVEYLEKLGRFSIGVAGYPEGHLESPSLETDIQYLKQKVDAGADFIITQIFFDNRYFFDFVDRAASAGIDVPIIPGIMPIVNLGQVQRFTQMCGATVPDRIVGEMEGRDDEEMVKIGIEYAVGQCRELIDAQVAGLHFYTLNRNQATELVLDEIGTDWR
- a CDS encoding cyclic nucleotide-binding domain-containing protein; translated protein: MMEKMSELTGRIGKTFGAGDVVFQQGDTGDTMYIIHTGTLAVIRETEGTGTVVARLNPGDFVGEMALVDQEPRSATVKAIEEATLVPITRSFLLKHSAKDTRFVLNLMESLSARLERVDEMLKWRFAESGPPAGPADGPPGDEPRSAAFLKSFSASLDPAALIRVNQGDIIFRTGDAGDVMYIILDGEVHVSQEEGGQRFVQARFGRGHFFGEMALVSGRPRVATAIAAAPSVLMPLTRETFLQKVQTDPEVALHTVQILIVRLRRSLQMLD
- a CDS encoding response regulator, which gives rise to MSTILIIDSAETFARYVELVVGRYGCRTIGVKSAQEALKVLSDGAVDLVIAQENLPDMEWPEFCRRIREGSDPSRVPVIMLSAEPARTGSSECGGVVVAEVRTKPISIGDLIDVLSEYLPLQNKRRTLRAAVALRALIRIGSELIPCQVLNLSEGGVFVLRNQPGEVGDDVTLILPLPGLEKPVKVAGKVAYVIRKSTEKKPRGMGVQFETVPDETTELLQAYLEDQVATILGR